In the Gymnogyps californianus isolate 813 chromosome 3, ASM1813914v2, whole genome shotgun sequence genome, one interval contains:
- the CYRIA gene encoding CYFIP-related Rac1 interactor A isoform X1, with product MGNLLKVLTREIENYPHFFLDFENAQPTDGEREVWNQISAVLQDSESMLADLQAYKGAGQEIRDAIQNPNDIQLQEKAWNSVCPLVVRLKRFYEFSLRLEKALQSLLESLTCPPYTPTQHLEREQALAKEFAEILHFTLRFDELKMRNPAIQNDFSYYRRTISRNRINNMHLDIENEVNNEMANRMSLFYAEATPMLKTLSNATTHFVSENKTLPIENTTDCLSTMASVCKVMLETPEYRSRFTSEETLMFCMRVMVGVIILYDHVHPVGAFSKTSKIDMKGCIKVLKEQPPDTVEGLLNALRFTTKHLNDESTSKQIRAMLQ from the exons atGCACAGCCCACAGATGGAGAAAGGGAGGTATGGAACCAGATCAGTGCAGTTTTACAGGACTCGGAAAGTATGCTTGCAGACCTTCAGGCTTACAAAGGGGCTGGACAAGAAATTAGAGAT gcaATACAAAATCCCAATGATATCCAGTTGCAAGAAAAAGCATGGAATTCAGTATGTCCTCTGGTTGTAAGGCTGAAGCGCTTTTATGAGTTTTCACTCAGATTAG AGAAAGCTCTGCAGAGTTTATTGGAGTCCTTGACGTGCCCACCTTATACTCCAACTCAACACCTGGAACGGGAACAGGCTCTAGCAAAAGAGTTTGCAGAAATCTTACATTTTACTCTTCGTTTTGATGAACTTAAG ATGAGAAACCCAGCAATTCAGAATGACTTCAGTTATTACAGGCGGACAATAAGTCGCAATAGAATAAACAACATGCat CTAGACATTGAGAATGAAGTAAATAATGAAATGGCCAATAGGATGTCCCTGTTTTATGCAGAAGCCACACCGATGCTGAAAACACTCAGTAATGCAACTACACATTTTGTATCAGAA AACAAAACATTACCAATTGAAAATACAACGGACTGTCTAAGTACTATGGCTAGTGTATGTAAAGTCATGTTGGAAACACC agagTACAGGAGTAGATTCACCAGTGAAGAGACCCTTATGTTCTGCATGCGAGTAATGGTGGGAGTTATTATTCTGTATGATCACGTTCATCCTGTGGGAGCTTTCTCAAAGACATCAAAGATTGAT ATGAAGGGATGCATAAAAGTTTTAAAGGAACAACCACCTGACACTGTGGAAGGACTTCTGAATGCTCTCAG GTTCACTACAAAACACCTGAATGATGAATCTACTTCAAAACAAATTCGAGCTATGCTGCAGTAG
- the CYRIA gene encoding CYFIP-related Rac1 interactor A isoform X2, whose protein sequence is MGNLLKVLTCTELDQGPNFFLDFENAQPTDGEREVWNQISAVLQDSESMLADLQAYKGAGQEIRDAIQNPNDIQLQEKAWNSVCPLVVRLKRFYEFSLRLEKALQSLLESLTCPPYTPTQHLEREQALAKEFAEILHFTLRFDELKMRNPAIQNDFSYYRRTISRNRINNMHLDIENEVNNEMANRMSLFYAEATPMLKTLSNATTHFVSENKTLPIENTTDCLSTMASVCKVMLETPEYRSRFTSEETLMFCMRVMVGVIILYDHVHPVGAFSKTSKIDMKGCIKVLKEQPPDTVEGLLNALRFTTKHLNDESTSKQIRAMLQ, encoded by the exons atGCACAGCCCACAGATGGAGAAAGGGAGGTATGGAACCAGATCAGTGCAGTTTTACAGGACTCGGAAAGTATGCTTGCAGACCTTCAGGCTTACAAAGGGGCTGGACAAGAAATTAGAGAT gcaATACAAAATCCCAATGATATCCAGTTGCAAGAAAAAGCATGGAATTCAGTATGTCCTCTGGTTGTAAGGCTGAAGCGCTTTTATGAGTTTTCACTCAGATTAG AGAAAGCTCTGCAGAGTTTATTGGAGTCCTTGACGTGCCCACCTTATACTCCAACTCAACACCTGGAACGGGAACAGGCTCTAGCAAAAGAGTTTGCAGAAATCTTACATTTTACTCTTCGTTTTGATGAACTTAAG ATGAGAAACCCAGCAATTCAGAATGACTTCAGTTATTACAGGCGGACAATAAGTCGCAATAGAATAAACAACATGCat CTAGACATTGAGAATGAAGTAAATAATGAAATGGCCAATAGGATGTCCCTGTTTTATGCAGAAGCCACACCGATGCTGAAAACACTCAGTAATGCAACTACACATTTTGTATCAGAA AACAAAACATTACCAATTGAAAATACAACGGACTGTCTAAGTACTATGGCTAGTGTATGTAAAGTCATGTTGGAAACACC agagTACAGGAGTAGATTCACCAGTGAAGAGACCCTTATGTTCTGCATGCGAGTAATGGTGGGAGTTATTATTCTGTATGATCACGTTCATCCTGTGGGAGCTTTCTCAAAGACATCAAAGATTGAT ATGAAGGGATGCATAAAAGTTTTAAAGGAACAACCACCTGACACTGTGGAAGGACTTCTGAATGCTCTCAG GTTCACTACAAAACACCTGAATGATGAATCTACTTCAAAACAAATTCGAGCTATGCTGCAGTAG
- the CYRIA gene encoding CYFIP-related Rac1 interactor A isoform X3 — protein sequence MGNLLKVLTREIENYPHFFLDFENAQPTDGEREVWNQISAVLQDSESMLADLQAYKGAGQEIRDAIQNPNDIQLQEKAWNSVCPLVVRLKRFYEFSLRLEKALQSLLESLTCPPYTPTQHLEREQALAKEFAEILHFTLRFDELKMRNPAIQNDFSYYRRTISRNRINNMHLDIENEVNNEMANRMSLFYAEATPMLKTLSNATTHFVSENKTLPIENTTDCLSTMASVCKVMLETPEYRSRFTSEETLMFCMRVMVGVIILYDHVHPVGAFSKTSKIDWHASVPR from the exons atGCACAGCCCACAGATGGAGAAAGGGAGGTATGGAACCAGATCAGTGCAGTTTTACAGGACTCGGAAAGTATGCTTGCAGACCTTCAGGCTTACAAAGGGGCTGGACAAGAAATTAGAGAT gcaATACAAAATCCCAATGATATCCAGTTGCAAGAAAAAGCATGGAATTCAGTATGTCCTCTGGTTGTAAGGCTGAAGCGCTTTTATGAGTTTTCACTCAGATTAG AGAAAGCTCTGCAGAGTTTATTGGAGTCCTTGACGTGCCCACCTTATACTCCAACTCAACACCTGGAACGGGAACAGGCTCTAGCAAAAGAGTTTGCAGAAATCTTACATTTTACTCTTCGTTTTGATGAACTTAAG ATGAGAAACCCAGCAATTCAGAATGACTTCAGTTATTACAGGCGGACAATAAGTCGCAATAGAATAAACAACATGCat CTAGACATTGAGAATGAAGTAAATAATGAAATGGCCAATAGGATGTCCCTGTTTTATGCAGAAGCCACACCGATGCTGAAAACACTCAGTAATGCAACTACACATTTTGTATCAGAA AACAAAACATTACCAATTGAAAATACAACGGACTGTCTAAGTACTATGGCTAGTGTATGTAAAGTCATGTTGGAAACACC agagTACAGGAGTAGATTCACCAGTGAAGAGACCCTTATGTTCTGCATGCGAGTAATGGTGGGAGTTATTATTCTGTATGATCACGTTCATCCTGTGGGAGCTTTCTCAAAGACATCAAAGATTGAT TGGCATGCTTCTGTTCCCAGATGA